Within Salarias fasciatus chromosome 15, fSalaFa1.1, whole genome shotgun sequence, the genomic segment CGTACAATTATCAAAGGTCAAACTGTTTTAATTACATCAGTAATGCCTCCATCACAAGGCTTCAGCAGCGTctgctcgtcctgctgctgcctgaccAGAGccgaccagctgctgctccgtctgctccggCAGGCCCAGGGACTGCTGGGTTTGATCAATACGTACCTCTGATTGAAGGACTCGTTCCCTCGCAGGCCCTGGCTCGAGGCTGAGCTGCGATCCCTGGAAAGCTGGGCAGTCACGCCGGGCCGCTGCTCGGACTGAGTTCGGCGGCTGGAGGCGGCGTCTGTCTCTCTGGAAGCCGCTCGGCCTCGGGAGCCGTCGCCCCATCGCCTGGGGAGCACACAGCTCCCGGGCGCCTGAGGCGTCTGGGGCTCGTTTCGGCAGAACACCGAGCGCGCATCTCGAAAAGACACGGAGGGGATGATCTCTTCTGGGGTCCTATCTGAGGCACGAGTCACGGTTCTGGGAGAGCTGGGGCgggaggaggtgctggaggcGGACTGAGGCCTGAAGACCGGAGGACTGGGAAACCTCTGGCGCACAGAGGGGCAAGATGGCGGCAGGCGGACTCTTGATACAGGCGGCGCCGTGACGGGCGGGCTGGACGAGGCCATCTCACCGCTGTAAAACTCACTGCCTGGACTGACAGCATTTTTCTTATCAGACGACTCCACTGAGTTGCGTAAATGAATGATTTTGCGCGCCTGTTGGTACAGGCAGTGAGCTTTCTCAGTCTCTGGATCCAGACCTGCTATCGGTTGCTGATCTGGCTCTTGTGCACCCATAACGGCGTCCTGCCGAACAGGGCGGGTGGACGAGATGGCAATCGATCTTGGCTTCATGCTTGCTCGGTttggcagcagctccacattctGAACGGAGGCTTTCAGGCGCTGGGAGACTCCGCTCTTCTGGTTTATCATCGGGAGGGTTGGAGCTGAATGTTCCTGCAGCCCGTCTTCATTTCCGGCGAGGCCCTCGGTTCTCTGGAAAGAATTGTCCATCAGGACCTCTGGGGGTGGAGGCGGCAGGCTGTCCATATCCATGTCATCTCTGCTGTCGGGCcagctgttgttgttattgttcccATTGATGACCAAGCCACGCTCACTGCTGTCAGACAAAAGAATGCCACCGTCTTTTTTGGACCTTCTGATAAGAGGTGGGATATTAGCAAGGCTCTGTCCTGGTCTGCCATCGACCCCGTGGCTGAAGGTGTTGATCAGCCTCCTGACAGAATTGCGCTTTGGGGGGTGGGGTGCCAGGTGGCCATGAGGCTGAACTGCTCTCAGGCCTTTGTATGCACTCGCTGTCACATTCAGGGAATGCCGTCTCAGTCCGGCGCTGGACGGATTGTACTGAGACCCTGTCAGGTCTTTGTTTCCTTGAATTTTAGTCATGTTTTTTATGCGCTGATCCAAGTCGCCTTGGTTATTTCGTAACTCCAACAGGAGGCTCGCACAGCCGGCGGCTGAAGACTCCTCCGGCTTTGTGAGCGCCGTCAGCGGTCGCTTCAGATGCTGATCCTTCATGTAATTTGCTTGCAGGAAACAAAGAGCCTGACTAGGATCGGGTGGAGATGAGTTTGACCTTGTTCTTCTGCTTCCTTCACCTTCATCGTCCTCAtaatcatcttcatcatcgtcatcatcatcattgtcatcgtcatcctcttcatcatcctcgTTATGGTTTACTAAATTGGCTAAATTAGGAATTGGGTTGTTGACCCCAGAGCCACAGCTTCCCGATCCAGCGCTCCCTCGGTGGCGGCGGTGCCTTTCAGACCCCGTTAGACTCTCGTTCTCCCCGCCGATCCCGCTGTCCTCGCTGTGCAGGGCCGAGTCCTCTGGGTTGGACTTCCTCATTGCCGCGCATTCGACACGCGCGAGCACCTGGGCCAGCCGCTGTTCCGCTGCCTGCTTggcctgcagcttctccacaAGTAGTCTAGAGACTGAAGAGAAGTACTCCACTGCCTCCTCCAGGCTGGTGTCGCCCAGGGCCTGGACCGAGCCCCCCACCTGCCTCATCTTCTCCGTGGAATGCTGAAGCATTTGCTGTAAGAGGTCTGGAGGTGGATCAGAGGGGCAGGCTGTATCGGTGCTGGGCTTCGCCGGCCTGACGCCAGAAGCCGTCATCCCGGAGGGAAGGGCCATGCAGTCCCCATGTTCCTTCAGCATCAGCTCCCCCTCCTCAGCCATCTCTTCCAGCGCCTGGTTGATTTCCTCAAAGCGCAGCACCACAGCAGACATCATGGGCTGGAGGGACAGATGTGTCTGGGCGGCCTGGTCCAGAAGGCCCAGCAGGGTTTCGTATTTGGAGATGTTTGGATTGAGGAAGTCGTAGGCCGCTTGGTGAGCCCTCACCATGTGTGGAGGAAAGTCTACCTTTGTGTGGACCGCCGAGgactttctcttcttctcagcAGACCTTTTCTTGCCTTTATTTTTCTTGCGTTTGTCCATCTTTTTGACCTCGTCTGTGTGCACCAAGTCAACAATTATTTCTTGTGGCGGcgcattattttctgtttctttaataTCCTCAGGACTTTGAGCAGCTGTAGTTTCTTCTGGAGGTTCTTCAGATGGCAGCGGTGGTtcgttttctttctcttcactgTTCAGACAtttgctctcctcctctgagggtTTGCAGTCGACATTGTCGGGCGGTCCATCAGCCGCTAAAGTAGCGGGAAGCCTCTCTGGctttgaaaacagttttcctTTGGATGGAGAGCAGCCCATCTTCGCTCTGGGAGTATCCAACAAAACCTCagaagaaaaagatgaacaCAATCTGAAAACCCATAGGTATCAGGTCTCCTTGCATCCCGAAGAAATGGATTTGTTTCGGCAACTCTCAGTCCAACAGCAGGTCTCCGTGTACCGATGCTTCTCCTCAAAGTTGTGTGGTCGAGCGACGGAACCTCCGACCTGTCCAGGAGTTCAGGCGATAAGACGGATCGAGGAGAGGGGCTATCTTCCCtcgctctccttctccttcagcatgCACAGATGGCGAGTGCATcaccgtacacacacacacacacacacacacacacacacacacaagctgtttcacacacacatacacgcgcaTAGCCTTTCCAGCATTTAAATGTAAGACTTTAAGCTCATCAGGTTAATCAGAAGCAAGCTTGTCAGGTGGTGTTTTTAGCTTCACCCACTGCTGAGGTTTACATGCAACTGTCATGTCtgtttggaagaaaaacaacccCGTTTCACATTCATCGAAAAGTCCCATAATACATCAAAATAGTAAAATCTACTTTTTTATATATAGATGGGTTTAACTCTTAATTTATTGAAGGTAATTTAATTGGGAAGTCGACAGAAATCAACACAAGCTGATTAAAACTATAAGTATTGTGATTTACGTCAAATTAAACAAGAAGTCGATTAAGGGAATTGATGATTTCTTTCTAGACTCACAGAAAGTGCCCTGGACAGTTTTCATCTTTGAAACCGATGAAACAAGAATTTGATTCTTCTCTGGACGCTGCAGAAGAAAAttcaaagttttttctttcagtgtaaaaCTGAAGCTCCAGTGAAATCTCTTCAGGACATCCTGAATCTGAACACTGCTCAGTTCCTGCAACGTTCTACCAGGAAATGTCTTGAAGCTTACGTCATCATAATTAGTCACTGACAGACACAGAACGTCGATTTCACCATCTCACCATCAACAAAAACTGCAGCGTGGCATAAAAACAAGCTGGAAGAACATGAGCTGAATTGGAGCTCCAGATTTATACAGTGCATTTTCACTACTGTATAAGCATTTTAAATTATTACTTAGATTAGTTCGGTGATGAAtattttttctcactttctcctTCAACAGACTCCCAGCAGGGTTCAGCCTGGCCAGTCAGCTGACCGATCACAGCTCAGTAATAACACCCTCAGGACAGTAATGAggggttttggcactgtggatCAGTGAGAAGTTCTGCTGGTAAAGAAGACCAGCATCCccaacagacagaaacaggaagtgctttaaAACATCGCGGTCCAGTTCTtctcctctggtctggtctggttcaCGAATGCGAGGAATGAGGGTCTGCTATTATCCTGGAACAGTCTGGCTGTaatgtttccatttaataaCACTCAAAACATGAAACCATGAACTGAAAAATTAAATCACCAATAAAAACATGGTGCTATGAGGCTGTAATGACCTTCTCTTCCCAAACTGAAAACCTTTCAGCTTTGATCACATTAATTGAAGTTTGGTCACTAGATCATCTGCAGGTCAACAGTGCAGAGAAAAATCATCAAACCCCAGAAGGCCATGTGTCCCACAGCGCGGCTGTAATCCCTGCCGCCGGCGTCCAGGTGCATCATGGTGACGAGAAACGGCCAAGCTGTTGGTCGGTAAAACAGAAGGAGCTTAAGGTGTTGCAGGTCTGCTGCCTGTGTGGCTTAGTTTAATTCAGTCCAGTGACTCTATTAGGAATTAAAAATTCTTCTTTGAGAACTACGTGTCACAGTGTAGCCTCTAAATAAAGACAGAGCCAGTTTGTTGTcaactggtaaaaaaaaaaaggtttacatTTCTTCATGTTGTACACACGATCGAGTCACTGTTGCTAACAGTTCCGTCAGTTggcgggaggaagatgctctaaagtctGAAAGATATGATGTGCTTCTTAGAGTTGAATATCTTTAATCAGCAGCTCATTCAGGACTAATGAGACACTCCTTCTGGCTTCATAGAGCCATTTTAAGACAGCCGctgcagctaatgctaatgctaacagcgcAGGGAGCAGAGGAATGTGGCGGCTCTGTGGCTTTATCACGGTTTTTATAGAAATCTGAGTATTTCTGATGAGTTTTTCATGACTCAGTTAGCTGCTCTTTCCTCCAGAAGCAGCGGCGCTGCAGTAACAGTTCAACACATCATTCTCACCGATCACCAACTCTTCATGTGACATAACGAGACGATCGCAGCATAAAAGATGGAATAAAACCCTGCTTAAGCAGATTAGAGGACACATCTTTGCGCTGTGGCGCCTGAATCGGTAACTCATGATGACTCAGCcatttgaaaacagaaacagaaagaggagcTGCTTCACCCCGACGGAGCTGAGGACCGTGGGATTTACTGAGAAACAGCCCCAAGCCACTGTCCTGTCCTGACACTTCGATAACAAGCTGATTCCTTCATATTGAGGGAATCTCACGTGAGGAGGAACAGCGTGCTCTCACACGCACGGCGGTGATTTCAAACATGGCCGACATATGGACTGGTGGGGGCGCTGCGGTCCCGGGGAGGTGGTCAGCACCGATCGGCTCACAGTTGTGTAACGATGCTATTCTCAGCTGTTTGCCTAACACCTCCTTTCCCTCCAGCTCTGAAGCAGCCCTCCGGAGTCACATCGGGATTAGCAGCGGCTAATGTCGCCGTGCACGGGGGGAATCTGTGGCTTCGTCGTCTTTCCATTGATATTCAAACACACTTTCTTTAGTCGTACTGTAGAATCTGTGTAgaatctgtggaacagtctggacaaggaactaaaaacagcaaagtctctgaatatattcaaaaaatcatacaaaacTCACAACCAAGCTaaacttttcattttgatttgtttttttgttttttttttaagcattagTTAATTCACTCATTTATCTATTATGTCTGATGGTTTGCCTTTCAGTAATTTATCTCGCCTCACCATTTACTGTAAGTACCACTCTTAGCGGCCTCAAAAATGAGGAGAAGCACAAGGAGGACGGAGGAAAAATTTGGACGGAAAGGGGAGAGGACAGGGAAAggagagggaagggaagggGGAAGAGAGAGTAGAACTAAAAGGGAGGAAAGGAACAGATgggaaggaaggagaaaagaaaattgcaacaaaaacaaaaggaagaaaacgTTAATTAACAAAAGCGTTTCCTTTTGCTGTGTTCTATTTAGATTGTCGGCTTGTTGTCTTGGCTCGACTTAAGTAAGGTTCTATTTAATTTTTATACAGTGGCGAGGTAATGGTGGGCAAAAtaagcttcggcttcagccctAAACCTTTTCGGCCAAATGATATGTTAATtatgtgtgtatacatgtgtATGTGCATTTAAGtctatgtatgtatgcatgtatgtgcaCATATACGTATATGTCCATGTATATCTATGTATGTGAGTGTATATGTACATGTATGCATACATAACTTATCTGACATGTAtgctttaaaagaatactccgaagattttgaatccacgccctatccctatcgtttacaaagtgagataagctcataaatacctttttgtgtccgttcatccagtgcctggctaacagctgttagcatcgtagttagcttagctcaactacggcaggtgaagaggaaacagagccagactgagaaagtggacaaaatactccttccagtggtccagggaatggcgaagtaaatccgaatggttataaaactttttaaaagacgtgttttcttttcaatcccttaaaatagcgttttcatacacacaaaactgaacaagcatagtgcgctgcggaaagATATACCAGgtgcacagcggctgagtctatgcttctactgctgtgcgccggtatatccttccgcggagcgctgcgcatgcgcaggtctgtgcaCGCGCAggaacattattttaacggattgaaaaaaaaatacgtcttttaaatgttttataaccattcggatttacttcacatgctaatacaccgtcccctggaccactggaaggaggattttgtccactttctcagtcggGCTCtatttcctcttcacctgccgtagttgagctaagctaactacgatgctaacagctgttagccaggcactggatgaacggacacaaaaaggtatttatgagcttatctcactctgtaaatgatcgggatagggcgtgggtccaaaatcttcggagtattcctttgaGGCCGAAataaagtctaaaaaaaaaaaaaaaaaaaaaaaaatctgactcaGAAATCAATTAACTCTGTTTCCTAAAACAAGTataaaaaccataaaacatTGGATTATGAGATTTTAAGATCtaagtgtgtgtctgcctcctGGCTGAAATCTTAAAATCTCCCCCGCTGAGGTGTGCAGCCTGCAGAGGGAGGACAATGACGagaaagaggaagcagagaaacagaaaataaaggcaTGCAAACACAGCGTGGGACGACGTGGTCTGGAAGCCAGTTCCACTGAAGAAGGAAAGAGTAGAAACAAGACCAGTGACCGATTAAACACATGACCTGTTCCTGGAGGTTTACGTGAAAATCGACTGCAGGCatcagtctgtttttatttaatttttactcaGTAAAAGACTGTGTACTGCATTTCTGTGCACAAAAAGTGTGCTATAAATAAAGCCTGACTTGATTTGATATTCTATTTGTGTTCAGTGCATCCACTCCTGATGGGCCTGGATCCATGTGGGGAAAACAGGGACACACTGTAAAGAAACATCAGTGACGACGGGTTGATGCAAAAGTTCTTTATTTGTCTCACACTTTAACATTGATCACATTGCTTTGGAAATACAATGAAAAACTgccacaaaaagaagaaaaaaacaattttgtaacattcaaaaagaagaagcagcttaAACCAAGTGCTTGAACTAAAGGAACTGAGCGCCTTGGTGAAACAGTcgattcaagaaaaaaatctctAGCATGCTGTCTTTCTCCAAAAACACGCAGCTAAAGACGAGTCAGTTCACGATGAATGAACGCTACTGCATTCAGAAGATAAACGTGTGTGACTGAGGTGAAATGCAGAAGGCAGGCGGCAGTGCTGGGCGGTTCTGAGTCGACAAGCCTTTCTTTAGCGTGAAAGTCGCCTAAGGCTGCGAGAAAAGACTCTTTCTGGAGGATAATGTACAAAAAACTTCAAATTAGGTTAAATTGTTTATGTGTAAATGATTTTGTGAAAAGCTTCAGGAAGCTGCTAGAAAACCTGACGAGCCACATGAAGCTCCGGAGCTACAGACACCTGGCATCAGGCGGGAAGAAAGAcacactgtgaaaaaaacaaaaaaacaacctgttttcacttcaatgAGAGCGTTTGATCATAGAAATTTAGCTTAATGGTCTGTAAAATAATGGGATTTCTGTACATAAGTGTTTGTAGTAATATAGGTAGAACTTTCAATGAAAATTCCTATAAATGTAATGTATTTGCACTCGCGCTGTCAAtcgattacattttttttaaactaatcaATCCAGCTATGACCacaattaattgcaattaatagcatcatttgtgaacttaatatcaacacacaaaagcactgatttaatgcacaaaaatgtcTTTGTCTGAATCCTTTAACTTCAGTGGAGCAGTGTCTCATCAGAAAACTCACTAAAGTGGGATTTCAAACATCCAACATTGCAAAGTTGAGctgctcaagggaaggccagtcccaGAACATGGACACCACAGGATGCCCTCCATTAAGTAATTGCAATTAAtacgattaaaattgacagcactgaTTTGACCTTCATTTGAATTGGGATATTGTACTTCTACGTCCAGCATATTGAAGAATATATTAGTTTTATG encodes:
- the pcare2 gene encoding uncharacterized protein pcare2, encoding MDKRKKNKGKKRSAEKKRKSSAVHTKVDFPPHMVRAHQAAYDFLNPNISKYETLLGLLDQAAQTHLSLQPMMSAVVLRFEEINQALEEMAEEGELMLKEHGDCMALPSGMTASGVRPAKPSTDTACPSDPPPDLLQQMLQHSTEKMRQVGGSVQALGDTSLEEAVEYFSSVSRLLVEKLQAKQAAEQRLAQVLARVECAAMRKSNPEDSALHSEDSGIGGENESLTGSERHRRHRGSAGSGSCGSGVNNPIPNLANLRFPSPPVFRPQSASSTSSRPSSPRTVTRASDRTPEEIIPSVSFRDARSVFCRNEPQTPQAPGSCVLPRRWGDGSRGRAASRETDAASSRRTQSEQRPGVTAQLSRDRSSASSQGLRGNESFNQRPDGALMTAHDGQ